Proteins found in one Toxotes jaculatrix isolate fToxJac2 chromosome 18, fToxJac2.pri, whole genome shotgun sequence genomic segment:
- the LOC121198291 gene encoding zona pellucida sperm-binding protein 4-like, translating to MNYHLISLVFALAGQHCWCFSTVPMKKTPEQKRARLALPRVTCSARRIKAVFGPLVKNNIHVTDMSGATVPVPQSEGPCGVRVGREKNQSLSFFSRYDSCYAQIESSKVVIPLQVQLTGEDQWFRVNISCPLIKRYSERTPLNPTPLPGRCDTERALRVDCGHQTISSDACYKLGCCYDAQDFTCYYRLNACSLDGHFVFSVKATDTDPPITPSNLIVKDQPQCFPVVTTPDTAVFKIGVMDCGAKMRVDGDVLIYEVEVEELNSERITEHSPFSLQVLCEYAASDLKRAADLLSLYAVTNPPPVVALGTIRVQMRVATDASFTSFFPEDQLPLTLPLREAAYVEVSIAQPSPDPTLALRVWDCFAYPTSRHSVWTLLYDGCPNPMDNMRSSVPVDNQGKTSSHSQIRRFDVKTFAFVDPNTGHPSVEEMYFYCWVEICTDDVDCAQSCAIISSEGGRQRRETMSESDQVHLVSLGPLLLGQNNSELEDNPCVKQNTMFRVTVYTLSGVGAALLLILLFTARSSIAKCQKTEMQQACDAQVDSEQCQ from the exons ATGAATTATCATTTGATTTCTTTAGTGTTTGCCCTCGCGGGTCAGCACTGCTGGTGCTTCTCAACCGTCCCGATGAAGAAAACACCTGAGCAGAAGAGAGCACGGCTCGCCCTGCCGAGGGTCACCTGCTCTGCTCGAAGAATAAAAGCCGTGTTTGGTCCTCTTGTCAAAAACAATATACACGTTACAG aCATGTCAGGGGCCACAGTCCCTGTGCCTCAATCTGAGGGGCCCTGTGGGGTGAGAGtgggcagagagaaaaaccagaGCCTCTCCTTCTTCAGCAGATATGACAGCTGCTACGCTCAGATTGAG AGCAGCAAAGTGGTCATACCTCTGCAGGTCCAGCTGACAGGAGAGGATCAGTGGTTCAGGGTAAATATCAGCTGTCCTCTGATAAAGAGGTACAGCGAGAGGACTCCACTTAATCCAACAC CGTTACCTGGAAGGTGTGACACAGAAAGAGCTCTGCGTGTGGACTGTGGCCATCAAACCATTTCCAGCGATGCCTGCTACAAACTAGGTTGTTGCTATGATGCTCAGGATTTCACCTGCTACTACAGACTCAATG CCTGCTCTCTGGATGGACATTTCGTGTTCTCAGTAAAGGCTACAGACACAGACCCGCCTATCACACCCAGCAACCTCATAGTCAAAGATCAGCCGCAGTGTTTCCCTGTGGTCACCACCCCGGACACGGCCGTCTTCAAGATTGGAGTCATGGACTGTGGTGCAAAGATGAGG GTGGATGGAGATGTTTTGATCTATGAGGTggaagtggaggagctgaaTAGTGAACGTATAACCGAACATTCTCCATTTAG TCTCCAGGTCCTGTGTGAATATGCAGCATCGGATCTGAAGCGTGCAGCAGACTTGCTGTCCTTGTATGCAGTGACAAACCCACCGCCTGTGGTTGCACTGGGAACCATCAGAGTGCAGATGAGAGTAGCCACAG ATGCATCCTTCACATCCTTCTTTCCCGAGGACCAGCTTCCACTGACCTTGCCCCTGCGTGAAGCTGCGTATGTGGAAGTTTCCATCGCCCAGCCGTCCCCAGACCCCACACTTGCCTTGCGTGTATGGGATTGCTTTGCTTATCCCACATCTAGACACTCTGTGTGGACACTTCTCTACGACGG ATGCCCAAACCCTATGGATAACATGAGAAGCTCTGTCCCTGTGGACAACCAGGGGAAGACTAGCTCCCACTCCCAAATAAGGAGGTTTGATGTCAAGACCTTCGCCTTCGTGGACCCTAATACAGGCCATCCAAGTGTGGAGGAA ATGTACTTCTACTGTTGGGTGGAAATCTGCACAGATGATGTTGACTGTGCACAGAGTTGTGCCATCATTT CATCTGAGGgtggaagacagagaagagagaccATGTCTGAGTCAGACCAGGTCCACTTGGTGTCCTTAGGGCCACTGTTGCTGGGACAGAACAACTCTGAACTAGAAGACAATCCATGTGTGAAACAGAACACAA TGTTCAGGGTGACAGTGTATACCCTCTCTGGTGTTGGTGCTGCCCTGCTGCTGATCCTGCTGTTCACTGCACGGTCAAGCATCGCAAAGTGTCAGAAGACAGAAATGCAACAAGCTTGTGATGCGCAAGTTGACAGTGAACAATGTCAATAA
- the wbp2nl gene encoding postacrosomal sheath WW domain-binding protein, with protein MALNRNHSQNGGVLVNNGESVLRECKNVELTFSDVTCKTDLLKGTKKGTVYLTPYRLLFVSSNTKDCLGSAMFPYYLMKGCSIEQPVFAANYIKGTVSAEPGGGWEGQAHFKMSFPSGGAIDLGQHLFKLATNASRAAPAQNGAASYGYPSPGMMNGYGPSPPAPNGYPYPPPPQQNGFYQGPPPAAGNMGYTYPTAAAGMYPAGFDYMAPPPPYPGPPQNWSAPPQNWTAAAPPPPPGNSKAAEAAGSAYYNPSNPHNVYMPMERPPPYAPYPDSPSKKSN; from the exons ATGGCTTTGAATCGGAATCATTCGCAGAACGGCGGCGTTTTGGTAAACAACGgagaaag TGTTTTAAGGGAATGTAAGAACGTGGAACTGACATTCAGCGATGTCACCTGTAAGACAGACCTGCTGAAGGGGACCAAGAAGGGCACAGTTTACCTCACACCATACAGG TTGCTGTTTGTGTCCAGTAACACCAAGGATTGTCTGGGTTCAGCCATGTTCCCCTATTATCTGATGAAGGGCTGCAGCATTGAGCAGCCAGTTTTTGCAGCAAACTACATCAAGGGGACAGTTTCAGCTGAGCCTGGTG GTGGCTGGGAGGGCCAGGCCCATTTCAAGATGTCATTCCCCAGTGGAGGAGCCATCGATTTGGGACAGCATCTTTTCAAACTGGCTACAAATG CTTCTCGTGCTGCTCCAGCCCAGAATGGTGCTGCCTCTTACGGCTATCCTTCACCTGGAATGATGAATGGCTACGGCCCATCTCCACCTGCTCCTAATGGCTATCCTTACCCACCTCCTCCCCAGCAGAATGGATTCTACCAGGGGCCTCCCCCTGCTGCTGGCAACATGGGCTACACCTAtccaacagctgctgcag GAATGTACCCAGCTGGTTTTGACTACATGGCCCCACCTCCTCCGTACCCTGGGCCACCCCAAAATTGGTCTGCACCACCTCAGAactggacagcagcagcaccaccaccacctccag GTAACTCCAAGGCGGCTGAAGCAGCGGGCAGCGCGTATTACAATCCCAGCAACCCACACAATGTCTACATGCCCATG GAGCGGCCTCCACCATATGCACCTTATCCAGACTCTCCTAGCAAGAAAAGCAACTGA